The following proteins come from a genomic window of Peromyscus eremicus chromosome 23, PerEre_H2_v1, whole genome shotgun sequence:
- the Chst12 gene encoding carbohydrate sulfotransferase 12 gives MTKSRLFRLWLVLGSALMILLIIVYWDNVGTAHFYLHTSLSRPHILEPLPTPGLGGENVFPSDVDEFLDTLLSSDAKQTDLSRRKTEQPPVLTPSKPVLSHMEENVRGYDWSTHDAQQNPDRDRQQAERRSLLRDFCANASLAFPTKDRSFDDIPNYELNHLIVDDRHGVIYCYVPKVACTNWKRVMIVLSESLLDRGSPYRDPLDIPREHVHNSSTHLTFNKFWRRYGKFSRHLMKVKLKKYTKFLFVRDPFVRLISAFRSKFELENEEFYRKFAVPMLRLYANHTSLPASVSEAFSAGLKVSFANFIQYLLDPHTEKLAPFNEHWRQVYRLCHPCQIDYDFVGKLETLDEDAAQLLRSLKVDSQLHFPPSYRNRTASSWEEDWFANIPLAWRQQLYKLYEADFVLFGYPKPENLLRD, from the coding sequence ATGACCAAGTCTCGGCTCTTCCGGCTGTGGCTGGTGCTGGGGTCAGCCCTCATGATTCTTTTGATCATTGTATATTGGGACAACGTGGGCACCGCCCACTTCTATCTGCACACATCCCTATCCAGGCCACACATCCTGGAGCCCCTTCCCACTCCGGGGCTGGGCGGTGAGAATGTGTTTCCTTCTGATGTGGATGAGTTTTTGGATACACTGCTTAGTTCTGATGCGAAGCAAACTGACCTTTCCAGAAGAAAAACTGAGCAGCCCCCGGTGCTCACCCCCAGCAAGCCGGTCCTGAGCCACATGGAGGAGAACGTGAGAGGCTACGACTGGTCTACCCATGATGCCCAGCAGAACCCAGACCGGGACCGGCAGCAGGCCGAGAGGAGGAGCCTGCTGAGAGACTTCTGTGCCAACGCCAGCCTGGCATTCCCCACCAAGGACCGCTCTTTTGATGACATCCCCAACTACGAACTCAACCACCTGATCGTGGACGATCGCCACGGGGTCATCTACTGCTACGTGCCCAAGGTGGCCTGTACCAACTGGAAGCGAGTGATGATCGTGTTGAGCGAGAGCCTGCTGGACCGGGGCAGCCCCTACCGAGACCCCCTGGATATCCCCCGGGAGCACGTGCACAACTCCAGCACGCACCTGACCTTCAACAAGTTCTGGCGCCGCTACGGGAAGTTCTCGCGGCACCTCATGAAGGTCAAGCTGAAGAAGTACACCAAGTTCCTGTTTGTGCGCGACCCCTTCGTGCGCCTCATCTCGGCTTTCCGCAGCAAGTTCGAGCTGGAGAACGAGGAGTTCTACCGCAAGTTTGCGGTGCCCATGCTCCGGCTGTATGCCAACCACACCAGCCTGCCCGCCTCGGTGAGCGAGGCCTTCAGTGCCGGTCTCAAGGTCTCCTTCGCCAACTTCATCCAGTACCTGCTGGACCCACACACCGAGAAGCTGGCACCCTTCAACGAGCACTGGCGACAGGTGTACCGCCTCTGCCACCCGTGCCAGATAGACTATGACTTCGTGGGGAAGCTGGAGACCCTGGATGAGGATGCTGCCCAGCTCCTGAGGTCCCTCAAAGTGGACTCCCAGCTCCACTTCCCCCCCAGTTACCGGAACAGGACGGCCAGCAGCTGGGAGGAGGACTGGTTTGCCAACATCCCCTTAGCCTGGAGACAACAGCTCTACAAACTCTACGAAGCCGATTTTGTTCTTTTTGGCTACCCCAAACCAGAAAACCTGCTCAGAGACTGA